A stretch of Linepithema humile isolate Giens D197 chromosome 3, Lhum_UNIL_v1.0, whole genome shotgun sequence DNA encodes these proteins:
- the Pdss2 gene encoding all trans-polyprenyl-diphosphate synthase PDSS2 → MSTNTAVFRIWRKSNPMITYLWKSHEIFQTQRTICVSAKNGYHFSDVTQAENKIAVNQKTDWNKTMSEAEKIVGYPTSFLSLRWLLSDEIANVALHLRKLVGTTHPLLKTAKNLFIYNGRNAQAFGLIVLLISKAAGHLNAKPIEEDKAAGVLHSQRVLAEVTQMICTSNLVHKGLENINTNESLESLELNTMSFGNKIALLCGDYLLGNSCIELAALRNQDLVILISSAVRDLCQAEFVARRDSQNFPIPSIPPKDSTGYALKEWTLLNVYGGGSLLGKSCQGTLKLAGHNEEIQEEGYKFGKHLALAWQASLDLGLCLSNDKEIIYNLCAAPIMFHVEHDPSILIELDKGLESVENIDYLKLLDIVTAGPGIGLTKELVKEHSQKAMKILNVFKESDAKKALSNIIVAIGDF, encoded by the exons ATGTCTACAAACACAGCTGTATTCAGAATTTGGAGAAAAAGTAATCCTATGATTACATATCTATGGAAATCGCATGAGATTTTTCAAACCCAAAGAACAATTTGCGTTTCTGCAAAAAACGGATATCATTTTAGTGATGTCACTCAagcggaaaataaaatagcagTAAATCAGAAAACAGACTGGAATAAAACAATGTCAGAGGCAGAAAAGATTGTTGGATATCCGACGTCTTTCTTAAGTTTAAGGTGGCTGTTGAGCGATGAGATTGCAAATGTTGCATTACACTTAAGAAAGCTGGTTGGCACAACTCATCCCTTACTAAAGACAGCCAA gaacttgtttatttataatggaCGTAATGCACAAGCATTTGGTCTTATTGTGTTGTTAATCTCTAAAGCTGCTGGCCATTTAAATGCAAAACCAATAGAAGAAGATAAAGCTGCAGGTGTATTACACag CCAAAGAGTATTGGCCGAAGTTACACAAATGATATGCACTAGCAACTTGGTACACAAAGgtttggaaaatataaatacaaatgaaTCTTTAGAATCATTGGAGTTGAACACCATGTCTTTTGGCAATAAAATAGCATTGTTGTGTGGTGATTACTTGCTTGGCAATAGCTGTATTGAATTGGCGGCTCTTAGAAATCAGGAT CTTGTAATCTTGATATCAAGTGCAGTAAGAGATTTATGTCAAGCAGAATTTGTAGCGCGCAGAGACAGTCAAAATTTTCCCATACCGTCAATACCACCTAAAGATTCTACAGGCTACGCACTGAAAGAATGGACGCTCTTAAATGTTTATGGTGGTGGATCATTACTCGGTAAAAGTTGTCAAGGTACATTAAAGCTAGCAGGACATAATGAGGAAATACAGGAGGAAGGTTACAAATTTGGCAAGCATCTAGCTTTAGCTTGGCAG GCTTCCTTAGACTTAGGTTTATGCCTTAGCAATGATAAagaaatcatatataatttatgtgcTGCGCCAATTATGTTCCATGTTGAACATGATCCATCGATTTTGATCGAACTTGATAAAGGTTTAGAATCAGTTGAAAACATTGATTATTTAAAG TTGCTTGACATCGTCACAGCTGGTCCAGGCATTGGATTAACCAAAGAGCTTGTGAAGGAACATTCGCAAAAAGCAATGAAAATCTTGAATGTTTTTAAAGAAAGTGATGCTAAAAAAGCATTGTCTAATATTATTGTTGCCATAGGAGATTTTTAA
- the LOC105676526 gene encoding nudC domain-containing protein 1, giving the protein MAEVIELRPNKDLINSSFEKYQFSTDVIPITSEVILKNHVYRLEPNHDQESWLEARLFAFHNHLFKNAYDLSCWFIDEDWVVWCLDKDGSLDQIYELHTTKTNLSKVKYNPSIGFTSNQIIAVSDGGERLDILIGDTKQVIRVLLLNTVEPGVIMNVQHVEKSSKIIITMCTIAADNDQKKYTQLILLSYALEYAENEIKSITYIDKQILKVQGTVDYVYVEENGNYLHSICQDTINFENKNVQESESKIEQSSTDSQIKIPKYYWSQNEDSITVWVKIPKQHNTKEPKINIKPLELSVVIDNEILIQGECQHRLEENTATWRHKQDTLQIDLSKYENGLMWSELIKGDTGGECLPNEDLAAEIHARLAHLCTDQQNNSTGEGQPCVGFNAEQLEECDMEGKDNFLQRINLFTQTTTHVARLGSNNHMLFTYKRKHGQTVCLRHDHDACVWIIDDAQDDIQWSIKHMYSFPGFGYVEASKTNKKYCVSPTDGSYVAVVEHTRHVFLYDRADVGVRTAKQRIVDLNCENSPIMGVVATNKYLIVLSKDKLYRLQIYT; this is encoded by the exons ATGGCAGAAGTAATCGAGTTACGTCCTaacaaagatttaataaattcgtcTTTTGAAAAGTATCAGTTTTCCACTGATGTTATTCCTATAACTTCagaagttatattaaaaaatc atGTATATAGATTAGAGCCAAATCATGATCAAGAATCCTGGTTGGAAGCAAGATTATTTGCATTtcataatcatttatttaagaatgcTTATGATTTATCATGTTGGTTTATTGATGAAGATTGGGTTGTCTGGTGTTTGGATAAAGATGGTTCTTTAGATCAAATATATGAACTACATACTACAAagacaaatttatcaaaagtaaaatataaccCATCCATTGGATTTACTTCTAATCAAATTATAGCAGTTTCGGATGGTGGCGAAAGACTGGATATATTGATAGGAGATACAAAACAGGTTATAAGAGTTCTTCTGTTAAATACTGTAGAACCTGGAGTTATCATGAATGTGCAACATGTAGAAAAAagctcaaaaattattataaccaTGTGTACCATTGCTGCAGATAATGatcaaaagaaatatacacagctcatattattatcatatgcCTTAGAATATgcagaaaatgaaataaaaagtattactTATATagataaacaaatattgaaagtaCAGGGTACTGTAGACTATGTGTATGTAGAAGAAAATGGTAATTATTTGCATTCTATTTGTCAAGAcactattaattttgaaaacaaaaatgtgcAAGAATCTGAAAGTAAAATAGAGCAATCAAGTACTGATTCGCAAATTAAGATTCCAAAATATTACTGGTCACAGAATGAAGATTCAATTACTGTTTGGGTAAAGATACCAAAACAACACAACACTAAAGAACCTAAAATAAACATCAAACCATTAGAATTATCTGTTGTAATAgacaatgaaatattaatacaaggAGAATGTCAACATAGATTAGAGGAGAATACAGCAACTTGGAGACACAAACAAGATACGTTGCAAATTGATCTAAGTAAGTATGAAAATGGATTAATGTGGAGTGAATTAATCAAAGGTGACACAGGAGGTGAATGCTTACCCAATGAAGATTTAGCTGCAGAAATTCATGCAag GCTGGCACACTTGTGTACAGATCAGCAAAATAATAGTACTGGAGAAGGACAACCTTGCGTGGGATTTAATGCTGAACAATTAGAAGAGTGTGATATGGAGGGAAAGGATAATTTTCTACAAagaattaatctttttacgcAAACAACCACACATGTAGCTAGACTAGGAAGCAACAATCATATGTTGTTCACATACAAAAGAAAGCATGGACAAACAGTATGCCTAAGGCATGATCACGATGCTTGTGTTTGGATAATAGATGATGCACAAGATGATATTCAGTGGAGTATAAAACATATGTACAGTTTTCCTGGATTTGGCTATGTTGAAGCCAGTAAAACCAATAAAAAGTATTGTGTTTCTCCGACTg ATGGTTCATATGTAGCTGTAGTAGAACACACTAggcatgtatttttatatgacaGAGCTGATGTTGGAGTAAGAACTGCCAAACAGAGGATCGTGGATTTAAATTGTGAAAACTCTCCCATTATGGGTGTCGTGgcgacaaataaatatttaattgtacttTCAAAAGACAAATTATATCGTTTACAAATCTACACGTGA
- the RagC-D gene encoding ras-related GTP-binding protein D isoform X3, producing MDDDDHYQSGYDDHYQSGSFPKDFGYAPFDGETEGSMDPLAGEQKPRILLMGLRRDMIFGGCGALVFVIDAQDDYMEALNKLHLTVTKAYKVNQAIKFEVFIHKVDGLSDDCKMETQRDIHTRANDDLADSGCDQIHLSFHLTSIYDHSIFEAFSKVVQKLIPQLPTLENLLNILISNSAIEKAFLFDVVSKIYIATDSSPVDMQSYELCCDMIDVVIDVSCIYGLREDLEAAAFDNQSSSLIKLNNGTILYLREVNKFLALVCILREDNFDRQGVIDYNFLCFRKAIQQVFELRNKALAATSANNHSSSPVSTNETSNPSTVSQSGTIGQNDAGINLSGRDRMENRISEVDTLDTNYNIEE from the exons ATG GATGATGATGATCATTATCAAAGTGGTTATGATGATCATTACCAAAGTGGTTCTTTTCCTAAAGATTTTGGATATGCACCATTCGATGGAGAAACTGAAGGATCTATGGATCCATTAGCCGGAGAACAAAAACCTAGAATACTTTTGATGGGTCTTAGACg TGATATGATTTTTGGTGGTTGTGGAGCACTAGTATTCGTGATAGATGCACAGGATGATTACATGGAGGCACTTAATAAACTTCACTTGACTGTTACAAAGGCATACAAGGTTAATCaagcaattaaatttgaagTTTTTATCCATAAAGTGGACGGATTGTCGGATGACTGTAAAATGGAAACACAAAGAGACATACATACGAGAGCTAATGATGACTTAGCAGACTCTG gaTGTGATCAAATACATTTGAGTTTTCATTTGACCTCAATATATGATCATAGTATATTTGAAGCATTCAGCAAAGTTGTTCAAAAGTTAATACCACAGTTGCCTACTTTAGAAAATTTACTCAATATACTTATATCG AACTCGGCTATTGAAAAAGCATTCCTATTTGATGTTGTCTCAAAGATTTATATCGCAACAGATAGCTCACCTGTTGATATGCAAAGTTACGAATTATGTTGTGATATGATTGATGTCGTTATTGATGTTTCTTGCATATATgg ATTGAGAGAGGATTTGGAAGCTGCTGCGTTTGACAACCAAAGTTCCagtttaatcaaattaaataatggtACAATTTTGTACTTGCGTGAAGTGAACAAATTTTTGGCATTGGTCTGTATTTTACGAGAGGATAATTTTGATAGACAAg GTGTAATAGactataattttctttgttttcgtAAGGCGATACAGCAAGTATTCGAATTACGAAACAAAGCATTAGCCGCAACAAGTGCGAACAATCACTCATCATCTCCCGTTAGCACGAATGAAACATCAAATCCTTCTACGGTATCGCAATCTGGAACCATTGGACAAAACG ATGCTGGCATCAACTTATCTGGAAGGGATCGGATGGAAAACAGGATATCGGAAGTTGACACATTGGATACCAATTATAACATAGAAGAATGA
- the RagC-D gene encoding ras-related GTP-binding protein C isoform X1 produces the protein MDDDDHYQSGYDDHYQSGSFPKDFGYAPFDGETEGSMDPLAGEQKPRILLMGLRRSGKSSIQKVVFHKMSPNETLFLESTNKIIKDDISNSSFVQFQIWDFPGQIDFFDPTFDSDMIFGGCGALVFVIDAQDDYMEALNKLHLTVTKAYKVNQAIKFEVFIHKVDGLSDDCKMETQRDIHTRANDDLADSGCDQIHLSFHLTSIYDHSIFEAFSKVVQKLIPQLPTLENLLNILISNSAIEKAFLFDVVSKIYIATDSSPVDMQSYELCCDMIDVVIDVSCIYGLREDLEAAAFDNQSSSLIKLNNGTILYLREVNKFLALVCILREDNFDRQGVIDYNFLCFRKAIQQVFELRNKALAATSANNHSSSPVSTNETSNPSTVSQSGTIGQNDAGINLSGRDRMENRISEVDTLDTNYNIEE, from the exons ATG GATGATGATGATCATTATCAAAGTGGTTATGATGATCATTACCAAAGTGGTTCTTTTCCTAAAGATTTTGGATATGCACCATTCGATGGAGAAACTGAAGGATCTATGGATCCATTAGCCGGAGAACAAAAACCTAGAATACTTTTGATGGGTCTTAGACg taGTGGCAAGTCATCAATACAAAAGGTGGTCTTCCATAAGATGTCACCAAATGagacattatttttagaaagtacaaataaaataattaaagatgaCATAAGTAACTCAAGCTTTGTACAATTTCAAATATGGGACTTTCCTGGCCAAATTGATTTCTTTGATCCTACTTTTGACAGTGATATGATTTTTGGTGGTTGTGGAGCACTAGTATTCGTGATAGATGCACAGGATGATTACATGGAGGCACTTAATAAACTTCACTTGACTGTTACAAAGGCATACAAGGTTAATCaagcaattaaatttgaagTTTTTATCCATAAAGTGGACGGATTGTCGGATGACTGTAAAATGGAAACACAAAGAGACATACATACGAGAGCTAATGATGACTTAGCAGACTCTG gaTGTGATCAAATACATTTGAGTTTTCATTTGACCTCAATATATGATCATAGTATATTTGAAGCATTCAGCAAAGTTGTTCAAAAGTTAATACCACAGTTGCCTACTTTAGAAAATTTACTCAATATACTTATATCG AACTCGGCTATTGAAAAAGCATTCCTATTTGATGTTGTCTCAAAGATTTATATCGCAACAGATAGCTCACCTGTTGATATGCAAAGTTACGAATTATGTTGTGATATGATTGATGTCGTTATTGATGTTTCTTGCATATATgg ATTGAGAGAGGATTTGGAAGCTGCTGCGTTTGACAACCAAAGTTCCagtttaatcaaattaaataatggtACAATTTTGTACTTGCGTGAAGTGAACAAATTTTTGGCATTGGTCTGTATTTTACGAGAGGATAATTTTGATAGACAAg GTGTAATAGactataattttctttgttttcgtAAGGCGATACAGCAAGTATTCGAATTACGAAACAAAGCATTAGCCGCAACAAGTGCGAACAATCACTCATCATCTCCCGTTAGCACGAATGAAACATCAAATCCTTCTACGGTATCGCAATCTGGAACCATTGGACAAAACG ATGCTGGCATCAACTTATCTGGAAGGGATCGGATGGAAAACAGGATATCGGAAGTTGACACATTGGATACCAATTATAACATAGAAGAATGA
- the RagC-D gene encoding ras-related GTP-binding protein C isoform X2: protein MDDDDHYQSGYDDHYQSGSFPKDFGYAPFDGETEGSMDPLAGEQKPRILLMGLRRSGKSSIQKVVFHKMSPNETLFLESTNKIIKDDISNSSFVQFQIWDFPGQIDFFDPTFDSDMIFGGCGALVFVIDAQDDYMEALNKLHLTVTKAYKVNQAIKFEVFIHKVDGLSDDCKMETQRDIHTRANDDLADSGCDQIHLSFHLTSIYDHSIFEAFSKVVQKLIPQLPTLENLLNILISNSAIEKAFLFDVVSKIYIATDSSPVDMQSYELCCDMIDVVIDVSCIYGLREDLEAAAFDNQSSSLIKLNNGTILYLREVNKFLALVCILREDNFDRQGVIDYNFLCFRKAIQQVFELRNKALAATSANNHSSSPVSTNETSNPSTVSQSGTIGQNEGCLMVVNSDARFPSVKFD, encoded by the exons ATG GATGATGATGATCATTATCAAAGTGGTTATGATGATCATTACCAAAGTGGTTCTTTTCCTAAAGATTTTGGATATGCACCATTCGATGGAGAAACTGAAGGATCTATGGATCCATTAGCCGGAGAACAAAAACCTAGAATACTTTTGATGGGTCTTAGACg taGTGGCAAGTCATCAATACAAAAGGTGGTCTTCCATAAGATGTCACCAAATGagacattatttttagaaagtacaaataaaataattaaagatgaCATAAGTAACTCAAGCTTTGTACAATTTCAAATATGGGACTTTCCTGGCCAAATTGATTTCTTTGATCCTACTTTTGACAGTGATATGATTTTTGGTGGTTGTGGAGCACTAGTATTCGTGATAGATGCACAGGATGATTACATGGAGGCACTTAATAAACTTCACTTGACTGTTACAAAGGCATACAAGGTTAATCaagcaattaaatttgaagTTTTTATCCATAAAGTGGACGGATTGTCGGATGACTGTAAAATGGAAACACAAAGAGACATACATACGAGAGCTAATGATGACTTAGCAGACTCTG gaTGTGATCAAATACATTTGAGTTTTCATTTGACCTCAATATATGATCATAGTATATTTGAAGCATTCAGCAAAGTTGTTCAAAAGTTAATACCACAGTTGCCTACTTTAGAAAATTTACTCAATATACTTATATCG AACTCGGCTATTGAAAAAGCATTCCTATTTGATGTTGTCTCAAAGATTTATATCGCAACAGATAGCTCACCTGTTGATATGCAAAGTTACGAATTATGTTGTGATATGATTGATGTCGTTATTGATGTTTCTTGCATATATgg ATTGAGAGAGGATTTGGAAGCTGCTGCGTTTGACAACCAAAGTTCCagtttaatcaaattaaataatggtACAATTTTGTACTTGCGTGAAGTGAACAAATTTTTGGCATTGGTCTGTATTTTACGAGAGGATAATTTTGATAGACAAg GTGTAATAGactataattttctttgttttcgtAAGGCGATACAGCAAGTATTCGAATTACGAAACAAAGCATTAGCCGCAACAAGTGCGAACAATCACTCATCATCTCCCGTTAGCACGAATGAAACATCAAATCCTTCTACGGTATCGCAATCTGGAACCATTGGACAAAACG AGGGATGCCTGATGGTGGTAAACTCTGATGCGCGATTTCCGTCAGTAAAGTTCGACTAA